From the genome of Uranotaenia lowii strain MFRU-FL chromosome 1, ASM2978415v1, whole genome shotgun sequence, one region includes:
- the LOC129760812 gene encoding uncharacterized protein LOC129760812 yields MAEVGRYVRAPSVQEPVYEEYFDLGESENATETPVQGNADFAKRMNEFGQLLQSLIEKPVRSENQQPVLIDNDWGRNTEQPSPLKDGASGSIRWDLIPSNRLWEAWQTFLENFEIVASLSNMSSARRSKLLFLAMGANLQSILRAAHLKPCLNDPQCYQKFVDIIGNYFKTMTDTAAEHEAFSVMHQRVGESTVNFHARLTEKVRLCGYSPNDQDRFVRAQLLKGMVNKELVKDARTDGRATSEIVKTATRREAYDAELVSASPVINPPEALAVENTRRRKRAGPRGENREVYPKRYKRTSPLGRRSRCWRSSCRIDSVNDIRENEEKKPLHGWSEDEHEQQINAITIRDAIVEGRLSSSLALSFLIDSGADVNIIDGNDWSILKKQYLSGQAKLEPIANPDNRLLRAYATANPMTINCAFKAKVEVVGASKPVVEAEFLVVGEGRRSLLEKNAYFNVPAAYREAAERRFEEMAARGIIEKVTSAPRWISGMSAVPKGKNDFRLVVNMRAPNKAIKREYFRLSLVDEMRIKLHGAKCFTKLDLSNAFYHLELSRESRDLTTFLTETVPTLSELFWYNNIIPLPHYAQNQREALATVWAVEHFSFFLLGRHVTLRTDAQGVTFILNRSRENSKRALTRADGWALRLSPYNYDVEYIRGNDNIADPSSRLYTRHDEPFDEQHSPWEIATLESKVSGFLTESEIRTATKENDILQKVIDALETNIWAKDLIQFQRVAAELSVEDNMLVRNGCVVIPKQLQQKALDVAHSDHPMIAKMKSILRERVWWPSMNQDVQNWIESCQECATNGRPERPTPMKRKFAPKAVWDTIAIDFNGPYGKLSGISILVVVDYRSRTGPRHPEKWASISKTQTNETHHPSSPNQAKRRQENGNGETESVPTSSSSSIRVRQPTCRPTVKQPRQRRR; encoded by the exons ATGGCGGAAGTCGGGAGATACGTCCGAGCCCCGTCAGTTCAGGAACCAGTTTACGAAGAATATTTTGACCTCGGCGAATCGGAAAATGCAACAGAGACGCCTGTTCAAGGTAATGCGGATTTTGCGAAGCGAATGAATGAATTCGGACAGCTACTTCAATCTCTGATTGAAAAACCCGTAAGAAGTGAAAACCAGCAACCGGTATTGATCGACAATGACTGGGGGCGCAACACTGAGCAACCATCGCCGCTAAAGGACGGAGCAAGTGGTTCGATTCGATGGGATTTAATTCCTTCAAACAGACTCTGGGAGGCGTGGCAAACCTTCTTGGAGAACTTTGAAATTGTCGCATCTCTATCAAACATGTCCTCTGCTCGTCGTTCAAAATTACTCTTTCTTGCTATGGGCGCTAACCTTCAGAGCATTTTAAGAGCAGCCCATCTAAAACCATGTTTGAACGACCCCCAGTGCTATCAAAAGTTCGTTGATATTATCgggaattattttaaaacaatgacTGATACAGCTGCTGAGCATGAAGCTTTTTCTGTCATGCACCAGAGAGTCGGGGAATCTACAGTAAATTTCCATGCTAGACTAACCGAAAAAGTACGGCTGTGTGGGTACAGCCCCAACGACCAGGATCGCTTTGTGAGAGCGCAATTGCTCAAAGGAATGGTCAACAAAGAATTGGTGAAAGACGCGAGAACAGATGGTCGAGCCACAAGTGAAATCGTAAAAACAGCAACACGAAGAGAAGCCTACGATGCGGAATTAGTATCTGCCAGTCCAGTCATTAATCCACCTGAGGCTCTTGCGGTAGAAAACACGCGACGAAGGAAACGTGCTGGTCCTAGAGGCGAAAATAGAGAGGTTTATCCGAAAAGATATAAAAGGACATCCCCACTTGGACGACGTTCGCGTTGCTGGAGAT CATCTTGTCGAATCGACTCGGTGAACGACATCCGTGAAAACGAGGAAAAGAAGCCACTGCACGGATGGTCTGAAGACGAGCATGAGCAG CAAATAAATGCTATAACAATTCGGGACGCTATAGTCGAAGGTCGTTTGAGCTCCTCCCTTGCTTTAAGTTTTTTAATCGACTCGGGAGCCGATGTCAATATTATCGACGGTAACGACTGGTCCATTCTCAAGAAACAGTATCTATCCGGTCAGGCTAAGCTTGAACCTATAGCGAATCCTGACAACCGACTGCTACGAGCATACGCAACAGCCAACCCCATGACTATTAATTGCgctttcaaagcaaaagtcgAAGTAGTCGGAGCTTCTAAACCAGTTGTGGAAGCTGAATTTTTAGTTGTTGGCGAGGGGCGCCGTTCACTTCTCG AAAAGAATGCATATTTCAACGTCCCAGCTGCCTATCGCGAGGCTGCTGAACGTCGTTTCGAAGAGATGGCAGCTCGGGGCATCATCGAAAAAGTAACGTCAGCCCCCAGATGGATAAGCGGTATGTCGGCGGTACCTAAGGGCAAAAACGACTTCCGACTAGTCGTTAATATGAGAGCACCGAATAAGGCCATAAAGCGGGAATATTTTCGGTTGTCCTTAGTAGATGAAATGCGTATTAAACTCCACGGCGCCAAGTGTTTCACGAAGTTGGACCTTAGTAACGCGTTCTACCATTTAGAACTTAGCAGGGAGTCACGGGACCTGACTACATTCCTGACAGAAACCG TCCCAACGCTCTCGGAGCTGTTCTGGTACAACAACATAATTCCGCTCCCCCAT TACGCCCAGAATCAGCGCGAGGCACTTGCTACAGTGTGGGCCGTCGAacatttttccttctttttgcTAGGGCGCCACGTTACGCTTCGCACTGATGCTCAAGGAGTAACTTTCATTCTGAATAGATCCCGGGAGAACTCAAAGCGAGCACTGACAAGAGCCGATGGATGGGCACTTCGATTAAGTCCATATAATTACGATGTGGAGTACATTCGCGGCAATGACAATATTGCCGACCCGTCATCCCGCTTGTACACGAGACATGATGAGCCTTTTGACGAACAACACAGCCCATGGGAAATAGCTACTCTAGAGTCCAAAGTTTCTGGTTTCCTAACAGAATCTGAAATACGTACGGCAACAAAGGAAAatgatattttacaaaaagtaatcgaTGCTTTAGAAACTAACATCTGGGCAAAGGATTTGATTCAATTCCAACGAGTGGCTGCTGAGTTGTCAGTCGAAGATAATATGTTAGTGAGGAATGGTTGCGTAGTTATTCCTAAACAACTTCAACAAAAGGCGTTAGACGTAGCTCATAGTGACCATCCCATGATAGCAAAGATGAAAAGCATTCTGAGGGAACGTGTCTGGTGGCCTAGTATGAATCAAGATGTTCAAAACTGGATTGAATCTTGCCAGGAATGTGCCACCAATGGCAGACCGGAAAGACCGACCCCCATGAAGAGGAAATTCGCGCCCAAAGCGGTTTGGGACACCATTGCAATCGATTTCAATGGTCCTTATGGAAAGCTTAGCGGTATTTCTATTTTGGTAGTGGTCGACTACAGATCAAG